The Acanthochromis polyacanthus isolate Apoly-LR-REF ecotype Palm Island chromosome 5, KAUST_Apoly_ChrSc, whole genome shotgun sequence genome includes a window with the following:
- the eif4ba gene encoding eukaryotic translation initiation factor 4Ba isoform X1: protein MSAAARKKNKKGKTLTLTDFLAEDSGGSSVPPSYPAKSTSWADETDDLDGDVSTSWHTEEDTYRAPPIDRSILPTAPRSAREPNIDRSRLPRSPPYTAFLGNLPYDVTEDSIKDFFRGLAISAVRLPREPSNPERLKGFGYAEFDDVESLLRALSLNEENLGNRRIRVDIADQSNDKERDSGPMGGRDRGGRMGDMGPDKTDSDWRARPSADADDGPPRRDDAFGERSRDRYESDRGPRRDNDRYDGGRDRYRDRYDDRDRRDRFDDRDRRDRYDDRDRRDYDRGGYDSRGGGGRRAFGSGFRRDYDDSRGSSDRYGDRERYGDRDDRYDRRDDRREDRGPQQRPKLNLKPRSVPKEEEGTGGGGGTSPAAAPSSSSRTSSIFGAAKPVDTAAKEREVEERLKKEEERLQRQLEEDKGRGPERKMRDRDPSWRNEEPPAERSRTGSESSQQGSTSGRGSRCQDSERTGENEVFSGREGSSTSPGPSPRPPSTSSSKEPLKVMPAPPPKENAWAKRSAASTGSNEGDGRPPVSPVSPSGSGPPKFSSSSSADETGSGKDENKADGVRRDRGPPRARGGPAGPGAGRGRGEGPNRDRRKEADRKDNRRDRDSRPPPEPKKYEETPTPKFSSASKYAALLMDGDQGDDAEDVE, encoded by the exons ATGTCGGCGGCAG CTAGGAAGAAGAATAAGAAGGGCAAGACCCTCACTCTGACTGACTTCCTAGCAGAGGACAGTGGAGGAAGCAGCGTGCCCCCTAGCTACCCGGCCAAGTCCACAAGCTGGGCTGATGAGACCGACGACCTGGATGGAGATG TCTCGACTTCGTGGCACACGGAGGAGGATACGTACAGGGCGCCACCCATTGACCGCTCCATCCTGCCCACAGCCCCTCGATCAGCCCGTGAGCCCAACATTGACCGGTCCAGACTGCCCCGCAGCCCACCTTACACGGCTTTCCTGGGCAACCTACCCTACGATGTCACTGAGGACTCTATCAAAGACTTCTTCCGCGGCTTGGCA ATCAGTGCAGTGCGTCTGCCTCGTGAGCCCAGTAACCCAGAGAGGCTGAAGGGCTTTGGCTATGCTGAATTTGACGATGTCGAATCCCTCCTGAGGGCCCTCAGTCTCAATGAGGAG AACCTGGGGAATCGAAGGATTCGTGTGGATATTGCAGACCAGTCTAATGATAAAG AGAGAGACAGTGGTCCTATGGGAGGCAGAGACAGGGGTGGACGGATGGGAGACATGGGTCCTGACAAGACAGATAGTGACTGGAGAGCTCGGCCAAGTGCGGACGCTGATGATGGGCCTCCCAGGAGAGATGATGCCTTTGGAGAAA GATCACGTGACCGTTATGAGTCAGATCGTGGGCCACGGCGGGACAATGATCGTTATGATGGAGGAAGAGACCGCTACCGGGATCGCTATGACGACAGGGACCGCAGGGATCGCTTTGACGACAGGGACCGCAGGGATCGCTATGACGACAGGGACCGCAGAGACTATGATAGAGGAG GTTATGACTCCCGCGGTGGAGGAGGTCGCCGTGCCTTTGGCAGTGGCTTCCGCCGTGATTATGACGACAGTCGGGGTAGCAGTGATCGTTATGGGGACCGAGAGCGTTATGGCGACCGTGATGACCGGTACGATAGACGGGATGACAGGCGTGAGGACAGAG GTCCTCAGCAAAGACCCAAGTTGAACCTGAAGCCCCGTAGCGTACCTAAAGAGGAGGAAGGTACAGGAGGAGGCGGTGGAACTTCCCCAGCTGCTGCTCCAagctccagcagcaggacttCCTCCATCTTTGGTGCAGCAAAACCAGTTGACACAGCAGCAAAGGAGAGGGAAGTAGAGGAGAGactgaagaaagaagaagagagactgcagaggcagctggaggaggacaaAGGCCGGGGACCTGAAAGAAAGATGAGAGACAG AGACCCAAGCTGGCGCAATGAGGAACCTCCTGCTGAGCGATCCCGTACAGGAAGTGAGTCTTCACAGCAAGGAAGCACTTCTGGAAGAG GATCACGGTGTCAAGATAGCGAGCGCACTGGGGAGAATGAAGTCTTCAGTGGGAGAGAGGGTAGCTCCACTTCCCCTGGTCCTTCACCACGGCCCCCCTCCACCAGCTCCTCCAAGGAGCCACTGAAGGTGATGCCTGCACCTCCTCCCAAGGAGAACGCATGGGCCAAGAGAAGTGCAGCCAGCACAGGCTCTAATGAGGGCGATGGAAGACCTCCAGTGTCACCAGTCTCCCCAAGTGGTTCAGGTCCTCCCAAGTTCAG CTCCTCAAGTTCTGCAGATGAAACAGGATCTGGAAAGG ATGAGAACAAGGCTGACGGTGTGCGTCGGGACCGGGGGCCCCCACGGGCACGAGGGGGGCCTGCAGGGCCTGGAGCTGGGCGGGGCCGAGGAGAGGGGCCCAACAGAGACCGAAGAAAGGAGGCAGACAG AAAAGATAACAGAAGAGACCGAGACTCCCGACCACCTCCAGAGCCAAAGAAATACGAAGAAACCCCAACCCCC AAGTTCAGCTCAGCCAGTAAGTACGCCGCTTTGCTAATggatggagaccaaggagacgACGCAGAGGACGTCGAATAG
- the eif4ba gene encoding eukaryotic translation initiation factor 4Ba isoform X2: MSAAARKKNKKGKTLTLTDFLAEDSGGSSVPPSYPAKSTSWADETDDLDGDVSTSWHTEEDTYRAPPIDRSILPTAPRSAREPNIDRSRLPRSPPYTAFLGNLPYDVTEDSIKDFFRGLAISAVRLPREPSNPERLKGFGYAEFDDVESLLRALSLNEENLGNRRIRVDIADQSNDKERDSGPMGGRDRGGRMGDMGPDKTDSDWRARPSADADDGPPRRDDAFGERSRDRYESDRGPRRDNDRYDGGRDRYRDRYDDRDRRDRFDDRDRRDRYDDRDRRDYDRGGYDSRGGGGRRAFGSGFRRDYDDSRGSSDRYGDRERYGDRDDRYDRRDDRREDRGPQQRPKLNLKPRSVPKEEEGTGGGGGTSPAAAPSSSSRTSSIFGAAKPVDTAAKEREVEERLKKEEERLQRQLEEDKGRGPERKMRDRDPSWRNEEPPAERSRTGSESSQQGSTSGRGSRCQDSERTGENEVFSGREGSSTSPGPSPRPPSTSSSKEPLKVMPAPPPKENAWAKRSAASTGSNEGDGRPPVSPVSPSGSGPPKFSSSSSADETGSGKEKITEETETPDHLQSQRNTKKPQPPSSAQPVSTPLC; the protein is encoded by the exons ATGTCGGCGGCAG CTAGGAAGAAGAATAAGAAGGGCAAGACCCTCACTCTGACTGACTTCCTAGCAGAGGACAGTGGAGGAAGCAGCGTGCCCCCTAGCTACCCGGCCAAGTCCACAAGCTGGGCTGATGAGACCGACGACCTGGATGGAGATG TCTCGACTTCGTGGCACACGGAGGAGGATACGTACAGGGCGCCACCCATTGACCGCTCCATCCTGCCCACAGCCCCTCGATCAGCCCGTGAGCCCAACATTGACCGGTCCAGACTGCCCCGCAGCCCACCTTACACGGCTTTCCTGGGCAACCTACCCTACGATGTCACTGAGGACTCTATCAAAGACTTCTTCCGCGGCTTGGCA ATCAGTGCAGTGCGTCTGCCTCGTGAGCCCAGTAACCCAGAGAGGCTGAAGGGCTTTGGCTATGCTGAATTTGACGATGTCGAATCCCTCCTGAGGGCCCTCAGTCTCAATGAGGAG AACCTGGGGAATCGAAGGATTCGTGTGGATATTGCAGACCAGTCTAATGATAAAG AGAGAGACAGTGGTCCTATGGGAGGCAGAGACAGGGGTGGACGGATGGGAGACATGGGTCCTGACAAGACAGATAGTGACTGGAGAGCTCGGCCAAGTGCGGACGCTGATGATGGGCCTCCCAGGAGAGATGATGCCTTTGGAGAAA GATCACGTGACCGTTATGAGTCAGATCGTGGGCCACGGCGGGACAATGATCGTTATGATGGAGGAAGAGACCGCTACCGGGATCGCTATGACGACAGGGACCGCAGGGATCGCTTTGACGACAGGGACCGCAGGGATCGCTATGACGACAGGGACCGCAGAGACTATGATAGAGGAG GTTATGACTCCCGCGGTGGAGGAGGTCGCCGTGCCTTTGGCAGTGGCTTCCGCCGTGATTATGACGACAGTCGGGGTAGCAGTGATCGTTATGGGGACCGAGAGCGTTATGGCGACCGTGATGACCGGTACGATAGACGGGATGACAGGCGTGAGGACAGAG GTCCTCAGCAAAGACCCAAGTTGAACCTGAAGCCCCGTAGCGTACCTAAAGAGGAGGAAGGTACAGGAGGAGGCGGTGGAACTTCCCCAGCTGCTGCTCCAagctccagcagcaggacttCCTCCATCTTTGGTGCAGCAAAACCAGTTGACACAGCAGCAAAGGAGAGGGAAGTAGAGGAGAGactgaagaaagaagaagagagactgcagaggcagctggaggaggacaaAGGCCGGGGACCTGAAAGAAAGATGAGAGACAG AGACCCAAGCTGGCGCAATGAGGAACCTCCTGCTGAGCGATCCCGTACAGGAAGTGAGTCTTCACAGCAAGGAAGCACTTCTGGAAGAG GATCACGGTGTCAAGATAGCGAGCGCACTGGGGAGAATGAAGTCTTCAGTGGGAGAGAGGGTAGCTCCACTTCCCCTGGTCCTTCACCACGGCCCCCCTCCACCAGCTCCTCCAAGGAGCCACTGAAGGTGATGCCTGCACCTCCTCCCAAGGAGAACGCATGGGCCAAGAGAAGTGCAGCCAGCACAGGCTCTAATGAGGGCGATGGAAGACCTCCAGTGTCACCAGTCTCCCCAAGTGGTTCAGGTCCTCCCAAGTTCAG CTCCTCAAGTTCTGCAGATGAAACAGGATCTGGAAAGG AAAAGATAACAGAAGAGACCGAGACTCCCGACCACCTCCAGAGCCAAAGAAATACGAAGAAACCCCAACCCCC AAGTTCAGCTCAGCCAGTAAGTACGCCGCTTTGCTAA
- the LOC110957099 gene encoding keratin, type I cytoskeletal 18-like: MSSRYSNIQSSKMSMARSTPPYRAMSVHGGTGLSSNRSSSVSTSFLRSGAPMASSSSGFKLSSALDGGMGAGFGGARASVAAAGGSGAGILGNEKGAMQNLNDRLANYLETVRNLEKANGELERKIREALEKGGPDMRDYSKYEPIIEDLRKQIFDQIVENASFVLQIDNARLAADDFKVKYDNEMAIRQSVEADIAGLKKVIDDTNMTRMNIESEIEGVKEELLFLKKNHENEVMELRNQISQSGVQVDVDAPKGQDLSQIMEDMRGNYEKMAVKNAEDLKRWHENQIADVQVQVSQNTEALQGAQTEMSDLSRQIQTLEIELASQQSLKASLEDTLRNTELRNNMEIEKYNNIIVRLEEELTNLRANIQQQTQDYEALLNMKMKLEAEISTYKTLLDGGDFKLQDAVDELAATI; the protein is encoded by the exons atgagCTCCAGGTACAGCAACATCCAGTCCTCCAAGATGTCCATGGCCCGCTCTACACCTCCATACCGTGCTATGAGCGTTCATGGTGGTACTGGTTTATCCAGCAACCGCAGCTCCTCTGTCTCCACGTCCTTCCTACGTTCTGGTGCTCCAATGGCATCATCTTCATCTGGGTTCAAGCTCAGCAGCGCACTGGATGGCGGCATGGGCGCAGGATTTGGTGGTGCTCGTGCATCTGTGGCAGCTGCTGGTGGTTCTGGTGCTGGGATCCTGGGCAATGAGAAGGGAGCCATGCAAAACCTGAATGACCGTCTGGCCAATTACCTGGAGACAGTGAGGAACTTGGAAAAGGCCAACGGGGAGCTGGAGAGGAAGATCAGGGAGGCTCTGGAGAAGGGGGGGCCCGACATGAGAGACTACAGCAAGTATGAGCCCATCATTGAAGACCTACGCAAGCAG ATCTTTGATCAGATCGTGGAGAATGCTAGTTTTGTGCTCCAGATTGACAATGCCCGGCTGGCCGCTGACGACTTCAAAGTCAA ATATGACAATGAGATGGCCATTCGCCAGTCTGTGGAGGCCGACATTGCTGGTCTGAAGAAAGTCATCGATGACACCAACATGACCAGGATGAACATCGAGAGTGAGATTGAAGGTGTGAAGGAGGAGCTCCTCTTCCtgaagaaaaatcatgaaaat GAGGTGATGGAACTGAGGAATCAGATCTCCCAGTCAGGTGTGCAAGTAGACGTAGACGCTCCCAAAGGTCAGGACCTGTCCCAAATCATGGAGGACATGAGAGGCAACTATGAGAAGATGGCTGTGAAGAATGCAGAAGACCTCAAACGGTGGCATGAAAATCAG ATTGCAGATGTGCAGGTTCAGGTATCACAGAACACAGAAGCTCTCCAGGGAGCTCAAACGGAGATGAGTGACCTATCAAGACAGATACAGACCCTGGAAATTGAACTAGCATCTCAGCAGAGTTTG AAAGCATCTTTAGAGGACACACTACGCAACACAGAGCTACGCAACAACATGGAAATAGAGAAGTACAACAACATCATTGTCCgtctggaggaggagctgaCCAACTTGCGTGCAAACATACAACAACAGACCCAAGATTACGAAGCGCTGCTCAACATGAAGATGAAACTCGAGGCTGAGATCAGCACTTACAAGACTCTGCTGGATGGTGGAGACTTCAA GCTCCAGGATGCTGTGGATGAGCTGGCGGCCACAATCTAA
- the LOC127530188 gene encoding keratin, type II cytoskeletal 8-like has product MSVRALKTTTYSNVSTSRGPNQGFSSRSFSGYGGRGVGSGRQSYAVRSSYGGVGSSGAAVGAGGFKVAAGFVAGGSGQRGGGLEFGYVGYGGGMGGGMANEVAHAPITAVTVNKSLLAPLNLEIDPTIQAIRTQEKEQIKTLNNRFASFIDKVRFLEQQNKMLETKWKLVQEQTTSRSNIDAMFEAYIANLRKQLDNLGHEKVKLESDLNHMTGLVEDFKAKYEDEINKRNECENNFVLLKKDTDAAYMTKVELEAKVDGLSDEIEFLRQIYDAEISELQSQIKDISVVVEMDNSRNLDMDAIVAEVRAQYEDIANRSRAEAESWYQTKYAEMQQSAGKYGDDLKSTKAEIADMNRRIMRLQSEIEMVKAQRNSLEAQIAEAEERGELAVKDAKLRIRDLEEALQRAKQDMALQVRQYQELMNVKLGLDIEIATYRKLLEGEESRLATGIKTSVSKQTSLNYNAYGLESSRTPSYVSSSFDGLRSGSGSASAFEGAAVKSTTVTKTETTVIKTEEKKEEEKKAEEEKKKKEKQQEVAEEVAAEEKKEQEQVEAEAVAEE; this is encoded by the exons ATGTCCGTCAGAGCCTTGAAGACCACCACCTACTCCAATGTGTCGACCTCCAGGGGCCCAAACCAGGGCTTCAGCAGTCGCTCCTTCTCTGGCTATGGAGGCCGAGGTGTAGGGAGTGGCAGGCAGAGCTACGCTGTCCGCAGCTCCTATGGAGGTGTGGGCAGCAGTGGTGCTGCTGTGGGTGCAGGGGGTTTTAAGGTAGCCGCTGGGTTTGTTGCTGGCGGATCTGGACAAAGAGGAGGTGGACTGGAGTTTGGCTATGTAGGCTATGGTGGAGGGATGGGAGGTGGCATGGCCAATGAAGTGGCTCATGCCCCCATCACAGCAGTGACCGTGAACAAGAGCCTGCTGGCCCCCTTGAACCTGGAGATTGACCCCACCATCCAGGCCATCCGTACCCAGGAAAAGGAGCAGATCAAGACCCTGAACAACCGCTTCGCCTCCTTCATTGACAAG GTGCGCTTCCTggaacagcaaaacaaaatgcttGAGACCAAGTGGAAACTTGTGCAGGAACAGACCACATCTCGCTCTAACATCGATGCCATGTTCGAAGCCTACATTGCCAACCTACGTAAGCAGCTGGACAACTTGGGCCATGAAAAAGTCAAACTGGAATCTGACCTGAATCACATGACAGGCCTGGTTGAAGATTTCAAAGCTAA GTACGAGGATGAGATCAACAAGCGCAATGAGTGTGAGAACAACTTTGTCCTCTTAAAGAAG GACACAGACGCAGCCTACATGACCAAAGTGGAACTGGAGGCCAAAGTAGACGGGTTGTCTGATGAGATTGAGTTCCTGAGGCAGATCTATGATGCA GAAATCAGTGAGCTGCAGAGCCAGATCAAGGACATATCTGTTGTGGTGGAGATGGACAACAGTCGTAATCTTGACATGGATGCCATTGTTGCTGAAGTGCGTGCCCAGTATGAGGACATCGCCAACAGAAGCAGAGCAGAGGCGGAATCATGGTACCAGACCAAG TACGCAGAGATGCAGCAGTCAGCAGGCAAATATGGTGACGACCTGAAATCAACCAAAGCTGAGATCGCTGACATGAACCGCAGAATAATGAGGCTCCAGTCTGAAATCGAAATGGTTAAAGCTCAG CGAAACAGTTTGGAGGCTCAGATTGCAGAGGCTGAGGAACGCGGTGAACTTGCAGTGAAGGATGCTAAACTCCGCATCAGAGACTTGGAGGAAGCTCTTCAGAGAGCCAAGCAGGACATGGCACTGCAAGTCCGCCAATACCAGGAACTGATGAACGTGAAGCTGGGCCTGGACATTGAGATTGCAACATACAGGAAGCTgctggaaggagaggagagcag ACTAGCAACTGGGATCAAGACCAGTGTGTCTAAGCAGACTT CTTTGAACTACAATGCCTACGGCCTGGAAAGTTCCCGCACTCCGTCCTATGTCAGCAGCTCTTTTGATGGACTCCGATCTGGCAGCGGTTCTGCATCTGCCTTTGAGGGAGCAGCAGTGAAGAGCACCACAGTCACCAAGACCGAAACTACGGTGATCAAGACcgaggagaagaaagaggaggagaagaaggcggaggaggagaagaagaagaaggagaagcagcAGGAAGTAGCCGAGGAGGtggctgctgaggagaagaaggagcaggagcaggtggaggCTGAAGCTGTGGCTGAAGAGTGA